The nucleotide sequence gttcataactaTGGAGAGGCATTGCTATTGCTAACATCTTAATATAATGACATTAGATAAACAAACAGAAATAGGATACCGGAGAACCTCTTCTTTTTTAGTATACTAGGCCCGTTtgtataaacaacttaattaagcgcttatagcGGAGTAATTGTTTAATCATATAAGTCCTTTTTGTATAAGTTACTTTtataacaaaaagataaaataagttgtttccataaaccCTTCGATACAGTCCCGCAAGTGCTTATGTCAGTGTATAAATTTAAACAAGTCATTCCAAATAATATAGGCTCTTAGCACAATTATGTGACATGCAATTTACCTAATGGATTTAGCTTGGTTGATGGAGAATTCCAAATCAAATGGATCTGGACCAATTGGGAGAGGTCCATTAGCCTGTGTTGTGGAATTATCATAATGAAGCACAGCAATGCCAACAAGACTGTTGTTAAGACTCATTTTAGGAGAAGCCACTATGTAATAATCAGCAGGATTTTGATTTGCTGTGACAAGAACTGAATAGGATTGGCCTACATGAACATCAAGAGAATCCAAATCTATCTGATTCACATAAGATCCTTCAGTTTCAACCAAAAGTAATTTATGGTTTTGAATCCTGAAATTGAAGCTCCAAGCTGTCCCTACATTTGATATCCTAAGCAAATATGTTTGTCCTTTTGACATATTATCATAAAAGGAGTTAGTTATATTAATCcatgaaatgaaattttcataaaaagttgAAGTCAGTAACACTTTTATTCACTTCTTCTTACCTTGTGTAACATTGAAGGTCTCatatgtttttgaaaaattgttcATATATGGACCTTTTCCGTTTATTAACATCCAACTTGGGGAAACAATATCCATAGTGTCCAACCTGTCCCTAACATCctagttcaaattatataaaaaacagAATTAGCAAATCCAAAACAAATAACTTGTATGATAAGAAAGCATTAAACTAAACTACCATGTAGCTCCTATTGTACCAGTCACCAATTAAAAGATCAAACTCCGCTTCCGGTTTTGGAAAAGGAACACTTATCACTGCGCGATTGTTAACTCGAATCGGACCAAACCCTCCACCGGCTTTAAGGAAATTGATGGAAGGGAAATAGAAGAATGTACCAATCTGGTCTTTAGTTTCAAAAACATAAGTCCAATTTGTTTGAGGTTGGATAGGGCAATTTGTACCAGACACTCCATCTTGCCAAGAATTTTGCCTTTGTTGTATGCCATTCCTATGCATAACAAAACCATAATTCTGCATGTTTAGTTCAAGCACCATTTctaaatctaaaacaaaaacattgaaaacaTAAAGCACCATGTACCATGTAAATAGCACAGGTTCAATATAACCATTGAAAACATTGACATGAATAATATcatttgttgttgcatttataAGAGGTCCAGGAAACATGCCATTGATTGCTATAACCTTCAAATCAGATCAGCAACAAGATTAACCAACAATTTGTATGAAATgaatcataaaaattaaaagattaataGATTAAAAGCAATAATCTCTACCAGTTTATTTTCAGACACTAGATCATCATTGAGGCCCAAGGAAACGTGCCACTCAAGGAATATATCAGCACTAGTAGCTGTTGTAGCAAAGAATACTAGAAGTACAATTGAACGTGTAATAAAATCCATTTGAGGACCAGTAGAAGCCAATATGACAAGACCTTAACTTCTGCCTCTTGAAATTGTGACAGCCATTACCTCTTATTTGTTGGTACATTTTAAGGGCTAGATGTTAAATTGTTTAAATAGCTTTGGATTTATCAATTGCTAAGTGCAAGGTAGATAAGTACAAGAAGTTCGGTTAAATTCATAGAGTGTAGCCGGCCAAACTACAATACTAGACCTCAAATTTGGACTAATGTtgacttttgtttttctttcattgaAAATTACTAATACTGTGACACCCCTTTTAGTCCAttcttaaataatatatttgcaaatggaatttaaaatatatgataatttATTCATGGTATAATGAGAATGACGATGTATTTTCAATTAATGTGTTTGATATTCGGTGGGCTAAATTTAAATAGGGTAGTGCAATTGAATAGTGGTGATTAGATTCTTCGAATTAGTCAATTCTTAAGTTGGATattgagtttaaaaaaaaaaaataatatcattgatGGATTAGAGTATCAATGTTTCCCTTTAAGAAGGAAAATTAGATATAATGTAGGTCAAAACCTCCATATCCGTCAagataaacaaaatgaaatattattaaatCGAAAATATTActacatacaattttttttttattattttttttttttacgtttacATGCAAGTTAAACAAGTATCACTGTATAAAGtagttcaattattttatgGAGAATGTTAACTAATGCTTCGAGGGCATCGGTTA is from Medicago truncatula cultivar Jemalong A17 chromosome 1, MtrunA17r5.0-ANR, whole genome shotgun sequence and encodes:
- the LOC120579287 gene encoding monocopper oxidase-like protein SKS1; the protein is MDFITRSIVLLVFFATTATSADIFLEWHVSLGLNDDLVSENKLVIAINGMFPGPLINATTNDIIHVNVFNGYIEPVLFTWYMVLYVFNVFVLDLEMVLELNMQNYGFVMHRNGIQQRQNSWQDGVSGTNCPIQPQTNWTYVFETKDQIGTFFYFPSINFLKAGGGFGPIRVNNRAVISVPFPKPEAEFDLLIGDWYNRSYMDVRDRLDTMDIVSPSWMLINGKGPYMNNFSKTYETFNVTQGKKK